The Cygnus atratus isolate AKBS03 ecotype Queensland, Australia chromosome 25, CAtr_DNAZoo_HiC_assembly, whole genome shotgun sequence DNA segment TGGTCACTTCAGCGTGCCGCTCATTAGCATcgccctcctgcagctccctcacccTTGGCAGCGTCACCCTGggcccaggggctgctgctgcagcacttgcACGTGGCGCTGAGTGCCAGGCAGTCAGGCATCACTTGTTTGCCACATGGAGGCTTGCATGTTAAGTCCACAGTTAGAACTGGCAGATCTCAGTAACGTGTACGCAGACCTAAGAGACCAAGGAGACggatggaggagaaaaattCCAATTATTGCCACTGATTATAGCAGGCAGCCGTCCGTCTCTCGCTTGGCCTGTACCCATCAGTCAGCAGCTTCTCCCATGCTCATGCAATCTCCATGTACCAAGTACCCCAGTGGCATTTGTAGTTAATCATTAAAATGAGCTGCAACCTGGCCTTTAATCCAAACGCTGCACTGCCTGAGTGCTCAGCGTGCTTTAAAATTTTAGTGGTTTGGGCTTGGGAGCAACGTTACCCAGACAAATTCTGGTACAAGTTGAAAGTAACAACTGTAGCTTAGGATCTGGTAATCTTTTCCCTGAACCACACGAATGGTACCACAGAAACCTGAAAGCTTTGTCAAATTGCAGGTGATTCTTTCCTGTACTGTTCTCAGTAAAAGAACTTCCTTTCTCAGTGGCgtaaaagatttcaaaatgcaaatctgTCATTCtgttccccctccctctcctcccctgccccaaaaCGGGACTCAAACCCCAAAACAATCAACTATTGGGGAAGTCTGGCTGTCTCCCTTTGAACTTCCCCACATATTGCTTAAAGCACCTAActtcagaaagggaaatgtATGTTAAAGTGCATTTACCACAGCAATAGTACCAGCACTAAAAGCTTTTCCCCTCATCCCTGTTCTCGCTGTTCAATGTCTGGGATAGATGACGATCTTCCCGTAACTCATCCTCTTTGTACCTTGAAGTCTCAGTGTATCTCCATCTATTTATGACGCTGGAATAAAAGAAATCCAGCGTCATGTATCCTGCTCCGCGCTAAACTCTACTCTGGAGCTTGTTTAGATTTATTGGGCATGAGGATCCAGCATGCGGTATATGTCTATCGGGTACTGCGTTTAAACAGCCACTGTGAAATCAGATCCCAGTGGGCATGGGGGTGAAGAAACAGAGCAAGAGAGAAGGAACTTCCCCTCGCCTCTGCTCCTCTTCCATGCGCTCCGTTTACGCAGTTCAGTACTTGTTGATCCCAAAGATCCGGACTCCGTGAAACTGAGGCAGCTTGGGGATCAGGACGCTCATCAGGGAGATGGTGTTGATTACGAAGTGTATCCGGTCATACTTTGTGTAAAAGCTGGTTAGAAAATACCTGGAAAGGCAGGGAACAAAACGAGGAATTAACACCACTTCATGCTTTCTGTTTCCCCAGACAGCACGGGCAGCAGGAGCGCTGACCAGCACAGGACACGAGGCAGCTCAGCTGCCCTGCAGTACTCACAGTACGATGGGCATGATGGTCAGGAACTTGCGGGACGCTGTGAACTGCACGCCGTAGTCCATCTGCTCCCAGTGCGTGAGCAGCCGAGCCTTCCCCTGATCTGGCGTCTCAAAAGGGGTTCCTTTCACGGTATGTAGGAAGATGTACATACTCTGCAGCAAACATACATACAGCGGGATCAACGCAACGAACAGCACAACTTCAGCACGCACAGCACAGCGGTGAGAGGTTTCGGGCGGGCAGCTTGCACCAGCACGCTGTCCCGCTAGAGGGATGCATTGCCATTGCTGGGAAACTCAAACAGCAGCTACTGAAGCAGTGAGTTAGGGTGAAGGCCACTAGCCGGGGCTCTCCCAGGCTTGGCTGTTGCACGTGGGGCCTCTCACTCAGCTCTTGCACACGAGGGAAGAAGGTAGTTGCAGGATTACAGCACTTGGATCGGGAGATTAGCATGGACTCGCTCTACTGTGCAGCAGCAATGCtaaatgctttctaaaaaaaGTGCTGCTAGACCTGCAGGCAGTAAGGGTCTGTTACTATTCTGATTACAAGTTAACCTCGAAGTGGAACACGACTTAGAGATAAGCAGCAAGTGTCTGGCTCAGTCAGACACGTCTTTCAAGCACAGCCACTGCTGGCTTTAACTCCTTTCTGCTCCCAAGACCTAAGCACTTAAgctggcagaggagagcagggaaaggagcTGGATGAAATGCAGGTAGCATGCACTGAACTCAGCCCCTAGCAGTTCTAGCTGGcgtgctgttttcttttcactagAGATGTGAATAATATGAGCGTGAGGGTCCCCGATAAGGGTGTTTTTTGTCGCTGGGATATTCTTGGGCCGagatgctatttaaaataaatgacacaAAATTGATTGCTGCGCCTCTGAAGTATTCTGCCTCTTTCGCCTGAGGGCGAATGGCTGTGGAGAGGTCTGCTCAAGCCCTAGGACCCAAGCGTGCTAAGACTTGAACAATGGGATGGCAGAGGCACGGAAGTGAGCAGTTAAACAGAGCATGGTTTTCTTCTGCTCACCGGGGAAGTTGTCACTgcgtggctgcagcacagcacaagaCTGCGCTGTGTGAACGGAGCAGGCGCCCTGCTTCCCCTAGCCCGATGCTCTGACACATTGTCATTTGGGTACCTGATGCTTACAAGGGGAGAATCTGTCTCTGGACCAATCTTCTACTTTAAGCAGAGCGAGCTGAGGGTTAATCTTGCTTTCTAACTCTGACGAGGCTGATCCAGTCTGATCGTATCAACCCAAGTGAAAGCTGCCATGCCAGCTTCTGTGGCCTGGTACAGCTATTCCTCTGCTAGGGTGGACACAGCAAAGGGACTTGCTCTGCAGGCAAATCAGTTGTGtcccctctgggcagccttACCAGATGCTTGGAGTCTTATCAGTACCTAGGCTGGATCTAAATACATGACCTAGAGGAAAAGGCGCAGTCTGAGGGCTGGAGGTTGAGTAACTTACCCCATGTCTTTGGAAATAGAGAAAGGAACTGTGTCAACAAGAGCTGGATTAGATCTCTCTCAAAAGAACAGCTGGTGCAGAGAGATTACCTCTCCGTGCCCTAGAAGTCGAACCAACCACGCTGCTTCCTTACCATGTTGTGAATGATGTTAGTGAGAGTCCAAACCACGGGCACGCTGAAGAAGGGGATGCTCAGGAGCACAACGTGCAGCAGGCCGATTCCAAGGACGTAGGACAACCAGATGCCGCGGCTGTTCATGACACGGGTGTTGGGGTTCACCTCGCTGTGTGCCGTTCCCACGTTCATGGTGGCTCTCGTGTCAGTTGGGCACCCCCTGAAACTAAAGCAGAGTCAGGTTAGGACTCGGACCGCTCTAACCCTCCGTCCAAATTTCTCAGCTAAGCACAGCAGGGGTGGAGGGTCTTGCTGTTAAGCAAGctgaaatttttgtttgctatAAAAATCCCACGTTGGTTCACTTCTCTGCACCTT contains these protein-coding regions:
- the ORMDL3 gene encoding ORM1-like protein 3, encoding MNVGTAHSEVNPNTRVMNSRGIWLSYVLGIGLLHVVLLSIPFFSVPVVWTLTNIIHNMSMYIFLHTVKGTPFETPDQGKARLLTHWEQMDYGVQFTASRKFLTIMPIVLYFLTSFYTKYDRIHFVINTISLMSVLIPKLPQFHGVRIFGINKY